One stretch of Leadbetterella byssophila DSM 17132 DNA includes these proteins:
- a CDS encoding M1 family metallopeptidase translates to MPKSTLVRFFALLFLTVNSFAQVANYDIEVSLEPKSKKLKGTQILHWTNTTSHPASELQFHLYLNAFKDLESSFMKESGGRLRNDKLDPTNSENFGHINILKISGKGIGKGKFIQPDNFNEKDHTVISYPLGQPVLPGQSLKIELEFEAKLPKIFARTGWSEGNYFFVGQWFPKIGVLEENGEWNCHQFHANTEFYADFGTYNVKINAPKEFLIGATGELIDEKALKNERKLWIFRAQNVHDFAWTASPNYIAVKEEYKGISLTALMQKENKYQANRYLESVKKAIDFMEERVGKYPHSTLTMVDPSYTGSGSGGMEYPTLITCGTVWGLGKWMKFPELVTIHEFVHQYFQGILASNEFENSWMDEGFTQYFEARILEAAYPPGAIVSLFGFHVTDAEISRTSYVSMPNPAIAPIRMDAWKYPKGTYSVFSYTKPATVLRTMERWLGTDVMDKILKTYFEEFKFKHPRPEDFFNTAIKVSGKPELEDFFKQTILEAKVCDYYVKDISTVKGKSIVELDNKYDMLLPVQVKVQFKDGSSKSFTWDGVPRKFEFKKEVVSVNIDLERVNQLDLNLLNNSLSVEAPKNVIARYAGLFMFWVQSLFAVV, encoded by the coding sequence ATGCCCAAAAGTACGTTAGTTCGTTTTTTTGCCCTACTCTTCCTAACCGTAAATAGCTTTGCCCAAGTGGCAAATTATGATATTGAAGTCAGCCTAGAGCCCAAATCAAAAAAGCTTAAGGGCACACAAATTCTCCATTGGACGAATACCACTTCTCATCCCGCTTCTGAATTACAGTTCCACTTGTACTTGAATGCCTTCAAAGACCTAGAGTCCTCTTTTATGAAAGAATCCGGAGGAAGGTTGCGTAACGACAAATTGGATCCCACAAATTCAGAAAACTTTGGACACATAAACATACTCAAGATTTCAGGCAAAGGAATAGGAAAGGGGAAATTCATACAACCTGACAATTTCAACGAAAAAGACCATACCGTCATCTCATATCCCCTTGGTCAACCTGTACTACCAGGCCAAAGTCTCAAGATAGAACTAGAATTTGAAGCGAAACTTCCCAAGATTTTCGCTAGAACAGGATGGTCAGAGGGTAACTATTTTTTTGTAGGACAATGGTTTCCTAAAATTGGGGTACTCGAAGAGAATGGAGAGTGGAACTGCCACCAATTCCATGCTAATACTGAATTTTATGCTGACTTTGGCACATATAATGTAAAAATCAATGCCCCTAAGGAGTTTCTTATAGGCGCTACAGGCGAACTTATTGATGAGAAAGCTCTAAAAAACGAGAGAAAACTGTGGATTTTCAGAGCTCAAAATGTGCATGATTTCGCTTGGACCGCATCACCAAATTACATAGCGGTTAAAGAAGAATATAAAGGCATTTCCTTAACGGCACTGATGCAAAAAGAGAATAAATATCAGGCCAACCGCTACCTGGAATCAGTAAAAAAAGCCATAGATTTTATGGAAGAGAGGGTAGGCAAATATCCTCATTCCACCCTAACTATGGTGGATCCTTCTTACACCGGATCAGGTTCCGGTGGAATGGAATACCCCACCTTAATAACCTGCGGTACTGTATGGGGATTAGGAAAATGGATGAAATTCCCTGAACTAGTAACTATACACGAGTTCGTCCATCAATATTTCCAAGGCATTTTGGCCAGTAATGAATTTGAAAACTCTTGGATGGATGAGGGATTTACTCAATATTTCGAAGCTAGAATATTAGAAGCTGCTTATCCGCCTGGCGCTATAGTTAGCCTCTTTGGATTTCATGTCACAGATGCTGAAATCTCTAGAACAAGCTACGTGAGTATGCCCAATCCGGCTATAGCACCTATAAGAATGGATGCCTGGAAATACCCTAAAGGCACCTATTCTGTCTTCAGCTATACTAAACCCGCAACTGTACTGAGAACTATGGAAAGATGGTTAGGTACGGATGTGATGGATAAAATTCTAAAAACCTATTTTGAAGAATTCAAGTTCAAGCATCCCCGCCCGGAAGATTTCTTCAATACTGCCATTAAAGTAAGTGGGAAACCGGAATTAGAAGACTTCTTCAAACAAACCATTTTAGAAGCCAAGGTATGCGATTATTATGTAAAGGACATCAGTACTGTTAAAGGAAAAAGTATAGTGGAGCTAGATAATAAATATGATATGCTCCTCCCCGTGCAGGTGAAAGTGCAGTTCAAAGACGGGAGCAGTAAAAGTTTTACCTGGGATGGTGTACCTCGTAAATTTGAATTTAAAAAAGAAGTAGTTTCCGTAAATATTGATCTGGAGAGGGTAAATCAATTGGATCTTAACCTTTTGAACAATAGTCTATCCGTAGAAGCCCCTAAAAATGTCATTGCGAGATATGCAGGCTTATTTATGTTTTGGGTTCAGAGCCTCTTCGCAGTAGTTTAG
- a CDS encoding CCA tRNA nucleotidyltransferase: MEKEEFLEELNRNPIFEAVSSAAEDLGIQAYVVGGFVRDLILCRAGKDIDFVCVGSGIELAIATASKLGKHISVNTFKNFGTAQFVYDGYEYEFVGARRESYRSDSRKPIVEDGTLEEDQNRRDFTINAMALSLNKKDYGRLLDPFQGLEDIKRRLIRTPLDPETTFSDDPLRMMRAVRFASQLNFDIETETFEGLKAMAPRISIISQERITDELNKIILSPKPSYGFKLLYQVGLLEIIFPELVNLLGVETMDGKGHKDNFYHTLQVLDNTAVRSNDLWLRWAAILHDIAKPATKRFSPKVGWTFHGHEELGGRWVKGIFRKYKLPLDEKMRKVTTLVRLHLRPIALAKEGVSDSAVRRLLVEAGEYIEDLMILCRADITSKDANRVRRYLKNFDKVEELLKEIEEKDKLRNFQPVITGEMIMEVFGLGPSKEVGQIKTEVREAILDCRIENNMESAYPYLLEVGKKMGFVPVKDLQA, from the coding sequence ATGGAAAAAGAAGAGTTTTTAGAAGAATTAAATCGAAATCCTATATTCGAAGCGGTTAGCTCGGCAGCGGAGGATCTAGGAATACAGGCCTATGTAGTGGGAGGATTTGTTCGTGATCTTATTTTATGTAGAGCCGGTAAGGACATCGATTTTGTTTGTGTTGGAAGCGGAATTGAATTAGCTATAGCTACAGCCTCGAAATTGGGCAAGCACATTTCCGTCAATACATTTAAGAACTTTGGAACTGCACAGTTTGTATATGATGGTTATGAATATGAATTTGTAGGTGCTAGGCGAGAGTCTTATCGCTCTGATTCAAGAAAGCCCATCGTTGAAGACGGTACTTTAGAAGAAGATCAAAACAGAAGGGATTTTACTATTAATGCCATGGCTCTGTCACTAAATAAAAAGGACTATGGCAGGCTGTTAGATCCTTTTCAAGGGCTAGAAGATATCAAAAGGCGATTGATTCGAACCCCACTTGATCCCGAAACTACATTTTCTGATGATCCTTTGCGAATGATGAGGGCAGTTCGTTTTGCCTCTCAATTGAATTTCGATATAGAAACGGAGACATTTGAAGGATTAAAAGCTATGGCTCCGCGAATCAGCATCATATCTCAGGAGAGGATTACGGATGAGTTAAATAAGATTATCCTCTCTCCTAAACCTAGTTATGGTTTCAAGCTCTTGTATCAAGTGGGTTTATTGGAAATCATATTCCCAGAACTCGTAAACTTGCTAGGAGTAGAAACTATGGATGGCAAGGGGCATAAAGATAATTTCTATCATACTTTACAGGTTTTAGATAATACAGCGGTCCGGTCAAATGATTTATGGTTGAGATGGGCGGCTATTCTGCATGATATTGCAAAACCTGCTACGAAAAGATTCTCTCCTAAGGTAGGTTGGACCTTCCATGGTCATGAGGAATTAGGTGGACGCTGGGTAAAGGGCATTTTTAGAAAATACAAGTTGCCTCTGGATGAGAAAATGAGGAAAGTGACCACTTTGGTACGCCTTCATCTTAGACCTATAGCCTTAGCAAAAGAAGGCGTCTCAGATTCTGCTGTACGTAGACTTCTCGTTGAGGCGGGTGAATATATTGAAGATCTGATGATTCTGTGTAGGGCCGATATTACCTCAAAAGATGCTAACCGCGTAAGAAGATATTTAAAGAATTTCGACAAGGTAGAAGAACTGCTGAAAGAAATTGAAGAAAAGGATAAGTTACGCAATTTTCAGCCTGTGATCACGGGAGAAATGATTATGGAAGTATTTGGTTTGGGACCTTCAAAGGAAGTGGGACAGATTAAAACAGAGGTTAGAGAAGCTATTCTAGATTGTAGAATTGAAAATAACATGGAATCTGCCTACCCATATTTATTGGAAGTCGGGAAAAAAATGGGCTTTGTGCCTGTCAAAGATCTACAGGCTTAA
- a CDS encoding DUF2851 family protein, with protein sequence MKNEELLHYVWQYQLFHTQNLKTTCGKDLKIIKTGHPHSDSGPDFINAHLLLDGIFWAGKVEIHWASSEWFKHHHQTDPNYDAVILHVVWIHDKEIFRLDGSSIPTLVLKDIVAEDFKYKYKNLKSSTNEIPCQAQIQEIDKTYIISMQENALAHRFDRKRQEVLNHYEETHRDLNETAYRLFMKAMGLYINEEAFTRLSRILPYSLLSKYKSKLIALEALLFGAAGFLDEPIDLYSQTLRKEFDFLSHKHELSDRMCRADWKFLRTRPQNFPTLKLALTANCIATFPSWFQLFTEELNIPKVVPTSYWCEHYDFAKKGRFKCSISHSHLNINVIIPLLLTFQTIDSHYYLRAMNILENTKAENNFITRKWAELGIKSQTAWDSQALLEQHTHFCKNKKCLKCPVGAQILFSH encoded by the coding sequence ATGAAAAATGAAGAGTTGCTTCACTATGTGTGGCAATATCAACTATTCCACACCCAAAATTTAAAAACAACCTGCGGAAAGGACCTAAAGATTATTAAAACAGGTCATCCTCATTCGGATTCCGGCCCGGACTTTATCAATGCTCATTTACTATTGGATGGTATTTTTTGGGCAGGTAAAGTGGAGATTCATTGGGCATCTTCTGAATGGTTCAAACACCATCACCAAACAGATCCCAATTACGATGCAGTAATCTTGCATGTGGTTTGGATACATGATAAAGAAATCTTCAGACTTGATGGATCATCTATTCCCACTTTAGTACTAAAAGACATCGTTGCGGAAGATTTTAAATACAAGTACAAAAACCTTAAGTCGAGCACCAATGAAATACCTTGTCAAGCTCAAATTCAAGAAATCGACAAGACCTATATCATCTCAATGCAGGAGAATGCTTTAGCGCATAGATTCGACAGAAAGAGACAAGAAGTCTTAAATCATTATGAAGAAACCCATAGAGACCTGAATGAAACAGCATACAGATTATTTATGAAAGCTATGGGACTTTATATTAACGAGGAAGCTTTTACCCGGCTTTCTCGCATTTTGCCTTATTCCCTTCTCTCCAAATACAAAAGCAAGCTCATAGCACTGGAGGCTCTTCTTTTTGGAGCGGCAGGTTTCCTGGATGAACCCATAGACCTCTATTCTCAAACATTAAGAAAGGAGTTCGACTTTTTATCACATAAACACGAACTAAGTGATAGGATGTGTAGAGCAGACTGGAAGTTTCTAAGAACCCGACCTCAAAATTTCCCTACCCTGAAACTTGCCTTAACGGCCAACTGCATAGCAACTTTTCCCTCCTGGTTTCAGTTATTCACGGAAGAACTAAACATCCCCAAAGTAGTGCCTACTTCCTACTGGTGCGAACATTATGATTTTGCCAAGAAAGGTAGATTTAAATGCAGCATATCCCATTCCCACCTAAATATCAATGTAATCATACCTCTTCTTTTAACCTTTCAAACTATAGATTCTCATTATTATTTGAGAGCCATGAATATTCTGGAGAATACTAAAGCAGAGAATAATTTCATTACCCGAAAATGGGCAGAATTGGGGATTAAGAGCCAGACAGCCTGGGATTCTCAAGCATTATTGGAGCAACATACGCACTTTTGCAAGAACAAAAAATGTCTAAAATGCCCCGTTGGTGCTCAAATATTATTCAGCCATTAA
- the pyrF gene encoding orotidine-5'-phosphate decarboxylase: protein MTKQEIVQQIFQKKSYLCVGLDTDIQKVPKHLLEYADPVFEFNKRIIDATKEYCVAYKPNIAFYEAMGSKGWESLRKTLEYIPKECFTIADAKRGDIGNTSGLYARTFFDKESSGLDFDSVTVAPYMGHDSILPFLEYPGKWVILLALTSNPGAMDFQEIQLPDGDMIFEKVLNTSKNWGSSESLMYVVGATRAERLQQIRKIVPDHFLLIPGVGAQGGSLADVSKYGMNKDCGLLVNSSRGIIYARSDEHFEEAAAEEAKKIQTEMQGFL from the coding sequence ATGACTAAACAAGAAATAGTACAGCAAATTTTTCAAAAAAAATCCTATTTATGTGTAGGACTTGACACGGATATTCAAAAAGTTCCGAAACATCTTTTGGAATATGCGGATCCTGTATTTGAATTCAACAAACGTATCATTGATGCCACAAAAGAGTACTGTGTAGCGTATAAGCCGAATATAGCTTTCTACGAGGCCATGGGTAGTAAAGGTTGGGAAAGCCTGAGAAAGACCTTGGAATACATCCCTAAAGAATGCTTCACTATCGCAGATGCGAAAAGAGGTGATATAGGAAATACCTCAGGACTCTATGCCCGTACCTTCTTTGATAAAGAATCTTCGGGACTTGATTTTGATTCTGTAACAGTAGCACCCTATATGGGACATGACTCTATACTTCCTTTCTTGGAATATCCCGGAAAATGGGTAATTCTGCTTGCCCTAACTTCTAACCCTGGAGCTATGGACTTTCAGGAAATCCAACTACCGGATGGAGATATGATCTTCGAAAAAGTATTGAATACTTCTAAGAACTGGGGAAGCTCCGAGTCCTTAATGTATGTAGTAGGTGCAACCAGAGCGGAAAGATTGCAGCAAATAAGAAAGATAGTTCCTGATCATTTCTTGCTAATTCCGGGAGTTGGCGCTCAGGGAGGTAGTCTTGCGGATGTTTCTAAGTATGGAATGAATAAAGACTGCGGACTACTAGTCAATTCTTCGAGAGGTATCATTTATGCCCGTTCCGACGAACATTTTGAAGAGGCCGCGGCAGAAGAAGCGAAGAAGATTCAAACGGAAATGCAAGGTTTTCTTTAA
- the rfbC gene encoding dTDP-4-dehydrorhamnose 3,5-epimerase — protein sequence MQFLKTKLPGVFEIIPRIFEDDRGYFYESYNIELFKANGIPEEFLQDNQSFSKKGVIRGLHFQRAPFAQGKLVRVIKGAVLDVVVDIRPESPTFGQYESFLLTEENKKMVYLPEGFAHGFSTLEDAIFSYKCTNVYHKASEGGIIYNDPDLNIDWQVSNPVVSDKDLELPSWKEFKG from the coding sequence ATGCAATTCTTAAAAACTAAACTACCTGGTGTATTTGAAATTATTCCGAGAATTTTTGAGGACGATAGAGGTTATTTCTACGAATCCTACAATATAGAACTATTCAAAGCGAATGGTATTCCTGAAGAGTTCTTACAAGACAATCAATCCTTTTCTAAGAAAGGGGTGATTCGCGGACTACATTTTCAACGTGCCCCCTTCGCTCAAGGTAAACTTGTTAGAGTGATTAAAGGTGCTGTCTTGGATGTAGTTGTAGACATTCGTCCCGAATCTCCTACTTTTGGTCAATACGAAAGCTTCCTGTTAACGGAAGAAAATAAGAAGATGGTGTATTTGCCTGAGGGCTTTGCACACGGCTTCTCCACTCTTGAAGATGCTATCTTCTCTTATAAGTGTACTAATGTATACCATAAAGCTTCAGAGGGTGGAATTATCTACAATGACCCGGATCTCAACATAGATTGGCAGGTAAGTAATCCCGTGGTTTCCGATAAAGATTTAGAGCTTCCATCCTGGAAAGAATTTAAGGGTTAA